From bacterium, one genomic window encodes:
- a CDS encoding ABC transporter ATP-binding protein: MDQIETIKNYNWGEIGRRIWPLLKPHRVRATWAAVLVGAVGLAVALQPLFAKYVIDEAIPRQSWRLALAASGVFLAVMFVRMELWFWAMMLVYRIQQDLIFELRTTSFAHLQKLCLRFHSQFPTGFLYERVFGNSINTLGNFMQVVFTQLVTDAVGLVFSLGFCLYLSPALTVVILAGGIGYVMAAQALSGRIYAKTRAANEAGMNIVNVIMDKLRGHKTIQSFALEDRVQQEFHQQLRPAMGKWMASMLESMKLGFVTEGLGYLITAAVILGGSLLVIRNAGHFPLGTLVAFIGYQGVLISMISAMTNIYGQVMSARTAFDQLFSILDTHSTVIDRPGAVMQADLQPRLEFRGVTFAYGETPVLRNVSLDIPSGKTTALVGRSGSGKSTMANLILRFYDPTSGAILLDGRDIRDLPVRDYRTLFGVVLQDPFLFDTTIEANLRAVHPEVGEAELIGVLKQAGAWEFIEKFTDGLQHRVGEGGGQLSGGQRQRLALARCLLTRSRLVILDEATSALDAESERIVQQGVEALCRDRTVFVIAHRLSTIRHADRIVVMDQGQVVEQGTFDELLGRSGHFARLYAIATSTSTQRIKFEEAGFA, from the coding sequence ATGGATCAGATCGAGACCATCAAGAACTACAACTGGGGCGAGATCGGCCGGCGGATTTGGCCGCTGCTGAAGCCGCACCGGGTGCGAGCCACTTGGGCGGCAGTCTTGGTCGGCGCGGTCGGCCTGGCCGTCGCCTTGCAACCGTTGTTCGCCAAGTATGTGATTGACGAGGCGATTCCACGGCAGAGCTGGCGGCTGGCGTTGGCGGCATCCGGAGTGTTCCTGGCCGTGATGTTCGTGCGCATGGAGCTCTGGTTTTGGGCGATGATGCTCGTGTACCGGATTCAACAGGACCTCATTTTCGAGTTGAGGACTACCAGTTTCGCCCATCTGCAGAAACTCTGCCTGCGTTTTCACAGTCAATTTCCCACGGGCTTCCTGTACGAGCGGGTGTTCGGCAATTCGATCAACACCCTGGGCAATTTCATGCAGGTGGTTTTCACCCAACTGGTCACCGATGCGGTCGGGCTGGTTTTCAGTCTGGGCTTCTGCCTCTATCTGAGTCCGGCCCTGACGGTGGTCATCCTGGCGGGGGGGATCGGCTATGTCATGGCCGCCCAGGCGCTATCGGGACGCATCTACGCGAAGACCCGGGCGGCCAACGAGGCCGGCATGAATATCGTCAATGTGATCATGGACAAACTGCGCGGACACAAGACCATCCAATCCTTCGCCCTGGAGGATCGGGTGCAGCAGGAGTTCCATCAGCAGTTGCGGCCGGCGATGGGCAAATGGATGGCCAGCATGCTCGAATCGATGAAGCTCGGGTTCGTCACCGAAGGTCTCGGCTACTTGATCACGGCCGCGGTGATCCTTGGCGGCTCCCTGCTGGTAATCCGTAACGCCGGACATTTTCCGTTGGGAACCCTCGTGGCCTTCATCGGCTACCAGGGAGTGCTCATTTCCATGATTTCGGCCATGACCAACATCTACGGTCAGGTCATGAGCGCCCGCACAGCCTTCGACCAGTTGTTCTCCATCCTCGACACCCATAGCACGGTCATCGACCGGCCCGGCGCCGTCATGCAGGCGGACCTCCAGCCGCGGCTGGAGTTCCGCGGCGTCACCTTCGCCTACGGGGAGACGCCGGTGCTGCGGAACGTGAGTCTCGACATTCCGTCTGGCAAGACCACGGCACTCGTGGGACGCAGCGGCAGCGGCAAGTCCACCATGGCAAACCTGATTCTTCGATTCTACGATCCCACATCCGGCGCGATCCTCTTGGATGGCCGGGACATCCGTGATTTGCCTGTCCGAGACTACCGGACCCTCTTTGGCGTCGTACTCCAGGATCCCTTCCTTTTCGACACCACGATCGAGGCCAACCTCCGCGCCGTCCACCCGGAAGTCGGCGAGGCGGAGCTGATCGGGGTGCTCAAACAAGCCGGAGCCTGGGAGTTCATCGAGAAATTTACGGATGGGCTCCAGCACCGCGTGGGCGAAGGCGGAGGACAGCTTTCCGGTGGTCAACGCCAGCGGCTGGCACTTGCCCGCTGCCTGCTGACCCGGAGCCGGCTGGTCATCCTGGACGAGGCGACCTCGGCACTGGACGCGGAGTCGGAGCGCATCGTGCAACAGGGGGTCGAGGCCTTGTGCCGTGACCGCACCGTGTTTGTCATAGCCCATCGGCTGAGCACGATCCGCCATGCCGACCGGATCGTGGTCATGGATCAGGGCCAGGTGGTCGAACAGGGGACCTTCGACGAGCTGCTGGGCCGCAGTGGCCATTTCGCCAGGCTCTACGCCATCGCCACCTCCACGTCCACGCAGCGTATCAAGTTCGAGGAGGCCGGATTCGCATGA
- the mazF gene encoding endoribonuclease MazF has protein sequence MAAYCPKRGDIVWLSFTPQAGHEQAGHRPALVLSPESYNRKVGLALFCPITSQDKGYPFEVRIPQGYEVSGVVLADQVKSLDWKARRATFCCELPAGAVHDVLNKLGTLTDEPVSSRKYTRSILDIVL, from the coding sequence ATGGCTGCCTATTGTCCGAAGCGTGGTGACATTGTCTGGCTTTCTTTCACTCCGCAGGCAGGTCATGAGCAGGCGGGCCATCGGCCCGCATTGGTTCTCTCCCCGGAGTCGTACAATCGCAAGGTGGGCCTTGCCTTGTTCTGTCCCATAACCAGCCAGGATAAAGGGTACCCGTTTGAGGTTCGTATCCCGCAGGGATACGAGGTGTCGGGCGTGGTATTGGCTGATCAAGTCAAAAGTCTGGATTGGAAAGCTCGACGGGCAACCTTTTGCTGTGAACTTCCGGCAGGGGCTGTTCACGATGTCCTCAACAAGCTTGGCACACTGACTGATGAACCGGTCTCCTCGCGGAAGTACACGCGGAGCATCTTAGATATAGTCCTGTAA
- a CDS encoding AbrB/MazE/SpoVT family DNA-binding domain-containing protein, with the protein MITKIQKWGNSLAVRIPRSVAHDTHLSSGNSVDVGVQDGQIVIAPARRPRFRLDELLKGVTAQNRHSECDSGIVVGREAW; encoded by the coding sequence ATGATTACGAAGATTCAAAAGTGGGGGAACAGTTTGGCAGTACGGATTCCTCGGTCTGTTGCGCATGACACGCATTTGAGTTCCGGCAATTCGGTGGATGTGGGTGTACAGGATGGCCAGATTGTGATTGCTCCGGCAAGACGTCCTCGTTTCCGTCTCGATGAACTGCTTAAAGGTGTCACTGCGCAAAATCGGCATAGTGAGTGTGATTCGGGGATTGTCGTCGGACGGGAGGCCTGGTAA